Proteins from one Oscillatoria sp. FACHB-1407 genomic window:
- a CDS encoding TatD family hydrolase → MQLIDTHVHLNFESFQPDLAEVAQRWREAGVVRLVHSCVEPREFQAIQAIAQQFPEISFAVGLHPLDADQWTEMMADEILALAQSDPQVVAIGETGLDFYKADNQEQQRAAFVTQLAIAQQLDLPVIIHCRDAAAEMAELLRSFWKEQGAVRGVMHCWSGTPEETQWFLELGFYISFSGIVTFKNAVQVQESARIVPGDRLLIETDCPFLAPVPKRGERRNQPAYVRYVAEQVARLRSTSLEAIATQTTANACDLFRLSLPQTSSPQSLAFIRS, encoded by the coding sequence ATGCAACTCATTGACACTCACGTTCATCTCAATTTTGAGAGCTTTCAGCCTGATCTGGCAGAGGTAGCTCAACGGTGGCGTGAAGCCGGGGTTGTGAGACTCGTTCACTCCTGCGTCGAACCCAGGGAGTTTCAAGCGATTCAAGCGATCGCCCAGCAATTCCCAGAAATCTCCTTCGCCGTTGGTCTGCACCCGCTAGATGCAGACCAGTGGACTGAGATGATGGCTGATGAGATTCTAGCTTTGGCTCAATCTGACCCCCAGGTCGTTGCTATTGGGGAAACAGGGCTAGATTTCTACAAAGCCGACAATCAGGAGCAGCAGCGAGCGGCGTTTGTCACACAATTGGCAATCGCACAACAGCTAGATTTGCCTGTGATTATTCACTGTCGCGATGCTGCTGCGGAGATGGCTGAGTTGCTCCGATCTTTTTGGAAGGAGCAGGGAGCAGTCCGGGGAGTGATGCATTGCTGGAGTGGAACTCCGGAAGAAACCCAATGGTTTCTAGAGTTAGGTTTCTATATCAGCTTTAGTGGCATCGTCACATTTAAAAATGCTGTCCAGGTTCAAGAGTCTGCCCGGATAGTTCCTGGCGATCGCCTGCTCATTGAAACAGATTGCCCATTTTTAGCTCCCGTTCCTAAACGAGGCGAACGACGCAATCAACCCGCCTATGTTCGCTACGTAGCAGAACAGGTCGCTCGATTGAGAAGCACCTCCCTTGAGGCGATCGCCACTCAAACAACTGCCAATGCCTGCGATTTATTCCGCCTATCCCTTCCTCAAACCAGCTCGCCTCAATCTCTCGCCTTCATTCGTTCCTGA
- the rpsT gene encoding 30S ribosomal protein S20 yields MANIKSAIKRVQITERNRLRNKSYKSAVKTLTKRYLTAIADHAANPTPESLVEVQQRLSAAYSKIDKAVKRGVLHRNNGARKKSRLMKALKRQTASASAES; encoded by the coding sequence GTGGCAAATATTAAGTCGGCGATCAAACGCGTCCAGATTACAGAGCGCAACCGTCTTCGCAATAAGTCCTACAAGTCAGCTGTTAAGACCTTAACTAAGCGATATTTGACTGCTATTGCTGATCATGCGGCAAATCCCACCCCTGAATCTCTGGTAGAGGTTCAGCAACGATTGTCAGCGGCTTACAGCAAGATTGACAAAGCTGTTAAGCGCGGGGTGCTACATCGTAACAACGGAGCCCGTAAAAAATCACGTCTGATGAAAGCTTTGAAACGGCAAACTGCATCTGCTTCAGCAGAATCCTAG